A stretch of Electrophorus electricus isolate fEleEle1 chromosome 3, fEleEle1.pri, whole genome shotgun sequence DNA encodes these proteins:
- the os9 gene encoding protein OS-9 isoform X2, with amino-acid sequence MAGSLVRWLRGLYVLFLVCLLSASAFLNLEELNEMKYGIQILPDPVIMGQMEDVMFVSNKYKQLYECRLPAQAVRFHLDPVSEVDSQGYSGPEVPELLKPMQTAPCLVKTKDWWTYEFCYGQQIRQYHLEDSEIKGDVLFLGYFESEFDWTNETAKASKQHKLKRYHSQSYVNGSKCDLNGSPRESEVRFVCEEGSTDYIARVDEPQSCRYVLTIHTSRTCQHPLLQPPSSAKPQAIVCQPALSAQQYMDYVKAQVSDTKRKVEQISEELKTLDQILSKDESTEGTGNDQMDEEPVISADKPVIGSEVKEAVLAEGESASEESEDRDFWEGVIKPESTDPQTPDLQESGGAQDNQPEDNDLFAEEKFNFKIITDPADLMKFVQHLRESNRNYKKEQLKNKKSQSSENRETEEEKREEKEGKEGDEDEQLLKEFEEEVADLSVSPSKIEEIKEEMQKEFDNIIEEAQQELETEGLKGEFDRSQATQTLENTLGKLLDRLEDKTAQDTESDTESHTHVHDNIDSPAKRGDSAAHDNPNLVPKTPGKIEVKILTRKTAEEAGDQWLSEEDTKSFRELLINLLTGGTEEVYKEQKRQQELENNYRFVWGEKQDESQSTGTSESDELDF; translated from the exons ATGGCTGGTTCATTAGTTAGGTGGTTAAGgggattgtatgttttattcttGGTAtgtcttctctctgcctctgctttTCTGAATTTAGAGGagctaaatgaaatgaaatatggaATTCAAATTCTGCCCGACCCCGTTATTATGGGACAG aTGGAGGATGTAATGTTTGTATCCAATAAGTACAAGCAGCTTTATGAGTGTCGGTTGCCTGCTCAGGCAGTGAGGTTCCACCTGGATCCTGTGTCTGAAGTGGACTCTCAGGGCTACAGTGGCCCAGAGGTCCCAGAGCTCCTGAAGCCCATGCAGACTGCACCCTGCTTGGTCAAg ACTAAAGACTGGTGGACCTATGAGTTCTGCTATGGCCAGCAAATTAGACAATACCATTTGGAAG attCAGAGATTAAAGGTGATGTGCTATTTCTTGGTTATTTTGAGTCTGAATTTGACTGGACCAATGAAACTGCTAAG GCCTCTAAACAACACAAGCTAAAGAGATATCACAGTCAGTCATATGTCAATGGCTCCAAGTGTGACCTGAATGGCAGCCCTAGAGAGTCGGAAGTCAGG tttgtgtgtgaggagggttCGACTGATTATATAGCTCGTGTGGATGAGCCACAGTCCTGTCGCTATGTTCTTACAATACACACCTCTCGAACATGCCAACACCCGCTCTTGCAGCCACCCTCCTCTGCCAAGCCCCAAGCTATTGTGTGTCAGCCTGCTCTCAGTGCCCAGCAGTACATGGACTATGTCAAAGCtcaagtgt CTGACACTAAGCGTAAAGTAGAGCAGATCTCAGAAGAGCTGAAAACCTTGGATCAAATTTTGTCCAAGGATGAAAGCACTGAAGGTACAGGAAATGATCAAATGGATGAAGAGCCTGTAATATCTGCTGATAAACCTGTTATAGGGTCTGAAGTCAAAG aGGCTGTATTGGCAGAAGGTGAGTCAGCGAGTGAGGAGTCAGAGGATAGAGATTTCTGGGAGGGAGTTATCAAACCAGAGagcacagacccacagacacctGATCTACAG GAGTCTGGCGGTGCTCAAGATAACCAGCCTGAGGATAATGACT TATTTGCAGAAgaaaagtttaattttaaaataattactgacCCTGCAGACCTGATGAAGTTTGTCCAGCACCTCAGGGAGAGTAACAGAAAC TATAAGAAGGAACAGCTCAAAAATAAGAAGAGCCAGTCTTCAGAGAATAGAGAAactgaggaggagaagagagaagaaaaagaaggcaaAGAAGGAGATGAAGATGAACAACTTCTTAAAGAGTTTGAGGAAGAAGTGGCAGATCTCTCAGTATCTCCCTCAAAGATAGAGGAGATTAAAGAAGAGATGCAGAAAGAGTTTGACAACATTATTGAGGAG gCTCAGCAGGAATTGGAGACTGAAGGTCTTAAAGGGGAGTTTGATCGCTCCCAGGCAACACAGACTTTGGAGAACACTTTGGGCAAACTGCTGGATCGTCTCGAGGATAAGACTGCACAGGATACTGAATcagacacagagtcacacacacatgtgcatgacaATATAGACAGTCCAGCCAAGAGGGGGGACAGCGCTGCTCATGACAACCCAAACCTCGTCCCCAAAACCCCAG GCAAGATAGAAGTAAAGATTTTGACACGCAAAACAGCAGAGGAGGCCGGAGACCAGTGGTTGAGTGAGGAAGATACTAAATCTTTTAGAGAACTACTCATAAACCTGCTG aCTGGAGGAACAGAAGAAGTGtacaaagagcagaagagacaaCAGGAACTGGAAAACAACTATAGATTTGTCTGGGGAGAGAAACAAGATGAGAGCCAATCTACAGGAACCAGTGAATCTGATGAACTAGACTTTTGA
- the os9 gene encoding protein OS-9 isoform X1 yields MAGSLVRWLRGLYVLFLVCLLSASAFLNLEELNEMKYGIQILPDPVIMGQMEDVMFVSNKYKQLYECRLPAQAVRFHLDPVSEVDSQGYSGPEVPELLKPMQTAPCLVKTKDWWTYEFCYGQQIRQYHLEDSEIKGDVLFLGYFESEFDWTNETAKASKQHKLKRYHSQSYVNGSKCDLNGSPRESEVRFVCEEGSTDYIARVDEPQSCRYVLTIHTSRTCQHPLLQPPSSAKPQAIVCQPALSAQQYMDYVKAQVSDTKRKVEQISEELKTLDQILSKDESTEGTGNDQMDEEPVISADKPVIGSEVKEAVLAEGESASEESEDRDFWEGVIKPESTDPQTPDLQESGGAQDNQPEDNDLFAEEKFNFKIITDPADLMKFVQHLRESNRNYKKEQLKNKKSQSSENRETEEEKREEKEGKEGDEDEQLLKEFEEEVADLSVSPSKIEEIKEEMQKEFDNIIEEAQQELETEGLKGEFDRSQATQTLENTLGKLLDRLEDKTAQDTESDTESHTHVHDNIDSPAKRGDSAAHDNPNLVPKTPAQEHGSGEQVKIRVTKYKVGGDVASGAVVGGDGREGGVKVQELGESDPQWQQIQEVVKEQLERAGIKAEGKIEVKILTRKTAEEAGDQWLSEEDTKSFRELLINLLTGGTEEVYKEQKRQQELENNYRFVWGEKQDESQSTGTSESDELDF; encoded by the exons ATGGCTGGTTCATTAGTTAGGTGGTTAAGgggattgtatgttttattcttGGTAtgtcttctctctgcctctgctttTCTGAATTTAGAGGagctaaatgaaatgaaatatggaATTCAAATTCTGCCCGACCCCGTTATTATGGGACAG aTGGAGGATGTAATGTTTGTATCCAATAAGTACAAGCAGCTTTATGAGTGTCGGTTGCCTGCTCAGGCAGTGAGGTTCCACCTGGATCCTGTGTCTGAAGTGGACTCTCAGGGCTACAGTGGCCCAGAGGTCCCAGAGCTCCTGAAGCCCATGCAGACTGCACCCTGCTTGGTCAAg ACTAAAGACTGGTGGACCTATGAGTTCTGCTATGGCCAGCAAATTAGACAATACCATTTGGAAG attCAGAGATTAAAGGTGATGTGCTATTTCTTGGTTATTTTGAGTCTGAATTTGACTGGACCAATGAAACTGCTAAG GCCTCTAAACAACACAAGCTAAAGAGATATCACAGTCAGTCATATGTCAATGGCTCCAAGTGTGACCTGAATGGCAGCCCTAGAGAGTCGGAAGTCAGG tttgtgtgtgaggagggttCGACTGATTATATAGCTCGTGTGGATGAGCCACAGTCCTGTCGCTATGTTCTTACAATACACACCTCTCGAACATGCCAACACCCGCTCTTGCAGCCACCCTCCTCTGCCAAGCCCCAAGCTATTGTGTGTCAGCCTGCTCTCAGTGCCCAGCAGTACATGGACTATGTCAAAGCtcaagtgt CTGACACTAAGCGTAAAGTAGAGCAGATCTCAGAAGAGCTGAAAACCTTGGATCAAATTTTGTCCAAGGATGAAAGCACTGAAGGTACAGGAAATGATCAAATGGATGAAGAGCCTGTAATATCTGCTGATAAACCTGTTATAGGGTCTGAAGTCAAAG aGGCTGTATTGGCAGAAGGTGAGTCAGCGAGTGAGGAGTCAGAGGATAGAGATTTCTGGGAGGGAGTTATCAAACCAGAGagcacagacccacagacacctGATCTACAG GAGTCTGGCGGTGCTCAAGATAACCAGCCTGAGGATAATGACT TATTTGCAGAAgaaaagtttaattttaaaataattactgacCCTGCAGACCTGATGAAGTTTGTCCAGCACCTCAGGGAGAGTAACAGAAAC TATAAGAAGGAACAGCTCAAAAATAAGAAGAGCCAGTCTTCAGAGAATAGAGAAactgaggaggagaagagagaagaaaaagaaggcaaAGAAGGAGATGAAGATGAACAACTTCTTAAAGAGTTTGAGGAAGAAGTGGCAGATCTCTCAGTATCTCCCTCAAAGATAGAGGAGATTAAAGAAGAGATGCAGAAAGAGTTTGACAACATTATTGAGGAG gCTCAGCAGGAATTGGAGACTGAAGGTCTTAAAGGGGAGTTTGATCGCTCCCAGGCAACACAGACTTTGGAGAACACTTTGGGCAAACTGCTGGATCGTCTCGAGGATAAGACTGCACAGGATACTGAATcagacacagagtcacacacacatgtgcatgacaATATAGACAGTCCAGCCAAGAGGGGGGACAGCGCTGCTCATGACAACCCAAACCTCGTCCCCAAAACCCCAG CGCAGGAGCATGGCAGTGGAGAGCAGGTAAAGATCAGGGTGACTAAGTATAAGGTGGGTGGAGACGTGGCCTCAGGAGCTGTTGTTGGGGGCGACGGTCGTGAGGGGGGTGTGAAGGTGCAAGAGCTGGGCGAAAGTGACCCCCAGTGGCAGCAGATTCAGGAAGTGGTCAAAGAACAGCTAGAAAGAGCTGGCATCAAGGCCGAAG GCAAGATAGAAGTAAAGATTTTGACACGCAAAACAGCAGAGGAGGCCGGAGACCAGTGGTTGAGTGAGGAAGATACTAAATCTTTTAGAGAACTACTCATAAACCTGCTG aCTGGAGGAACAGAAGAAGTGtacaaagagcagaagagacaaCAGGAACTGGAAAACAACTATAGATTTGTCTGGGGAGAGAAACAAGATGAGAGCCAATCTACAGGAACCAGTGAATCTGATGAACTAGACTTTTGA
- the b4galnt1b gene encoding beta-1,4 N-acetylgalactosaminyltransferase 1 — protein MRSLHKTVLLVLVASVVLVLAVLHSWPTRAYSTVDVRQRPGTGVERLLAERLPEPDPSAGTIPYHVRESVAGLLAHNGCVCEGERAGVNLPFAQLLFPRVSAHPLHTAFQPSQLDEMKRRRAKEYQGFQMRSQTPADLLIVTEANSPLQYPTQGVEVRPLKTILIPGLALKDLPRDIYTLNFSASLGTFNVAAEVEGVKVRGDGEMHMTLSSCVLPNLNRQLQFITYTNTLFHPSTADTVQLETEGHQALFTIKIRHGVTPRLYNTGGDADKEYNISTLVTIATKTFLRYNKLQDLIDSIRRYYPTVTIVIADDSENPKMVSGPYIEHYVMPFGKGWFAGRNLAVSQVTTKYVLWVDDDFIFTANTKLEKLVEVLEKTTLDLVGGAVREATGYTATYRQTISIEAGEEEGDCLHMRRGFHHAIDGFPNCVVTDGVINFFLARTDKVQQVGFDPRLARVAHMEFFIDGLGALHVGSCDDVIVNHATKIKLPWGQTESDKTYAKFRYPPASSDATHTKNGLLYFKNRFQCLTRN, from the exons ATGCGTTCTTTGCATAAGACGGTGTTGCTAGTTCTGGTAGCTTCGGTGGTGCTGGTTTTGGCAGTGCTACACTCCTGGCCCACACGGGCCTACAGCACCGTTGATGTCCGGCAGAGACCAGGGACTGGGGTAGAGAGGTTGCTGGCAGAGAGACTCCCAGAGCCGGACCCCAGTGCTGGCACCATCCCCTACCatgtgagggagagtgtagCTGG GCTTCTTGCACATAATGGATGTGTGTGCGAGGGAGAAAGGGCAGGTGTGAACTTGCCATTTGCTCAACTGTTGTTCCCACGAGTGTCAGCACACCCCCTGCACACAGCTTTCCAGCCCTCGCAGTTAGATGAGATGAAGAGACGCCGTGCCAAAGAGTACCAGGGCTTCCAGATGAG GTCACAGACCCCTGCAGATTTGCTGATTGTAACTGAAGCTAACAGCCCACTGCAATACCCAACACAGGGTGTTGAAGTGCGGCCCCTTAAGACGATCCTTATACCAG gctTGGCCTTAAAAGACCTACCCAGAGACATTTACACT CTAAATTTCTCAGCCTCCCTGGGCACATTTAATGTGGCAGCTGAGGTAGAGGGAGTAAAGGTCAGAGGTGATGGTGAGATGCACATGACTTTAAGCAGCTGTGTCTTACCCAACCTGAACCGTCAGCTTCAGTTCATCActtacactaacacactgttCCACCCCAGCACTGCAGACACAG TGCAGTTAGAAACAGAAGGCCATCAGGCTCTTTTCACCATCAAAATCCGTCATGGAGTGACTCCCAGACTCTACAACACGGGTGGAGATGCAGATAAAG AATACAACATCAGCACTCTTGTCACGATAGCCACCAAAACCTTTCTGCGCTATAACAAGCTACAGGATCTAATTGACAGCATACGACGATACTACCCAACGGTTACCATAGTAATAGCAGATGACAGCGAAAATCCAAAAATGGTGTCTGGGCCATACATAGAACATTACGTCATGCCATTTGGAAAG GGTTGGTTTGCAGGTCGTAATCTGGCCGTATCACAGGTCACCACTAAATATGTTTTGTGGGTGGATGATGACTTTATCTTTACTGCCAACACCAAACTGGAGAAACTGGTGGAGGTCCTGGAGAAAACCACCCTTGACCTG GTCGGCGGTGCTGTGCGTGAAGCCACAGGCTACACTGCCACATATAGGCAGACCATCTCCATagaagcaggagaggaagaaggtgACTGTTTGCACATGAGACGTGGGTTCCATCATGCCATCGACGGCTTCCCCAACTGCGTGGTCACCGACGGCGTCATCAACTTCTTTCTGGCCCGGACGGACAAGGTGCAACAGGTGGGCTTCGACCCACGTCTAGCACGCGTTGCCCACATGG AGTTTTTCATCGATGGGCTGGGTGCTCTACATGTTGGCTCGTGTGATGATGTGATCGTAAACCATGCCACCAAGATCAAACTTCCGTGGGGCCAGACAGAAAGCGACAAGACCTACGCCAAATTCCGTTACCCTCCGGCATCTTCTGACGCCACACATACCAAAAATGGCCTCCTTTACTTCAAAAACCGCTTCCAATGTCTCACACGTAACtga